Part of the Candidatus Zixiibacteriota bacterium genome, TGCCGCCGTGGGCGCGTACGAAGTCGGCGCCGACAATTTCCCCGAGCTTATATTGAGCGCCTTTGACGAGCACATGCGGACAGATGGTTTCGATCAGGCGGTCAGGCGTCTTGCGCTCTAAGGGGACGATGTAGTCCACGACGCTCAAAGCTGCCAGCAGTTTCGCGCGGTCCTTGTAGGGGATGATCGGGCGGTGGTCCCCCTTGTTGACTTTGACGGAAGCATCGGTATTCAACCCGATCACTAAAACATCGCCGTGACGTTTCGCGCGCTCAAGGTAGTCGACGTGGCCGGCATGCAGAATGTCGAAGACGCCGTTGGTGAAGACGATACGCTTGCCGGTGCGATGAAGCCGGCGGGCGAATTTGACGAGTTGTGATTTGGCGATGAGTTTCGAGTTCATGCAATTCCTTCCCCACCCTGCGCTGCGCTCCGGGTGGGCTACCGGCTACGGGTGGGCTGCCGGTTAATCACCAAAGCGCTACAGCGATTCGGCGATGGTGTTAAACAGCTCATCTTTGCCGACATACGCCGTGCCGATGTAGCCGACGACAATGCCGGCGGCTTGATTGGCCACGAATGCCGCTTCCAGCCGTGTGGCTCCGGCGGCCATCATGGCGGTCAGGACGGCGATGACCGTGTCGCCGGCGCCGGTGACGTCATAGACTTTCTTGGCGACCGTCGGCAAGTGATTGAAACTGCCGTCCTTTTCAAACAGCGCCATGCCGCGGGCGCCGAGCGTGACCAGGATCGAGTCCAGTTCGAGTTCTTTCAGCAGTCCCCAGCCGACGGCCTGCAGCGACTCGTCGTCGCGGATGCGTTGACCGGCCGCAAAGGCCGCCTCGTGTTCGTTCGGCGTAATCACGGAGACCTGCCGGTAGTTGCGGAAATGCGACTCTTTCGGATCGACCGCAATGAAACGGTTGCGTTTGCGCGCGAGCGGGACGATGCGTTGCAGCAACGGCAGCGTGATGACGCCTTTGCCGTAGTCGGAAATCAGGAGACACTGGGTCTCGGGCAGGCGGCTCTCGATATAGGACACCATCTCGTTTTCGGTATAGCCGTCGATTTCGGCGCGCGATTCGCGATCGGCACGCACGACCTGCTGATTGTGGGCGATGACGCGCGTCTTAACGGTGGTGGGCCGTTTCTGGTCGGAGACCAGCTTGTAGTTGCGAATACCTTCGCGTTCCAGCAGGTGCTTCAAGCGCGTGGCGTTGTCGTCGTCGCCGACCAGCCCGACCAGTTCGGCGTTGCAGCCGAGCGCGCTGATGTTGCGGGCGACGTTGGCGGCGCCGCCGAGTTGCAGCGTCTCTGATTCCACTTCGACGACCGGCACCGGCGCTTCGGGTGAGATACGATCGACCTTGCCCCACAGGTATTGGTCGATCATGACATCGCCGTAGACCAGCACGTTGCCGCGCGGCAGGTCGTGGAAGAGTTGTTTCAGGCGCGCTAAGGTCAATATCGACAAGGGAATCTCCTTGACAGCGGGGCGTATTATATTACACTCCTCGGGCGATGACAAGGAGGAACGATGAACAATAAGCCGCCGACCCAGCAAATCCAGATGGAGTTGCGCGAACCCGAAGCCGAGGGCATCTACTCGAACCTCGTCATGATCGGCCACTCGCCGTCCGAGATCATCTTTGATTTTGCCCGGCTGCTGCCCGGAACGCCGAAGGCGCGCGTATTTGCCCGGATCATTATGACCCCGCAGAATGCCAAGGCGCTGCTGAAGACACTGGAGGACAACCTCAAGAAGTACGAGGAAAAATTCGGCGAGATCAAATTACAGGGAATGCCCGACCAGAAGAATATCGGCTTTGCCAAGCCGGAATAGCCGGAAGTCAAACGGCAAGAGCAAGAGGCGCCCTGCAGTTGCAGGACGCCTCTTTTCATATTCGCCGGATCAAGTCTCAGCAGTGCGGAGCCGGTCCGCCCGCAAAGATGTAATTGATCAGGTAGACGGCATCCGAGATCGAGATCGCCGATGAGCCGTCGGCATCCCCCAAACAAGTCGGCGCCGGCGCCGGACCGCCCGCGAAGATGTAGTTGATCAGGAACACCGCATCGGAAATCGAGAAAGCGCCGCTGCCGTCGGCATCGCCGCACTTGCAGGCCGGCGGCGGATTATCGATCTGCCCGCGAATTTCTTCCACGGGGAACGCTGTCGAGTGCACGTTGACGTACAGTTCCCTCTGGAACAGATCGATGATATCGGCCGCACCCAGGTACCAGAATTCCTTGATCGGGCTGGTGAACTGGCTGAAGCCGAACAAGATCGGACCGCTGACACAAGCCGCGCCGCGGTGCACGTGCCCGTCGATCGGACTGCCGACATTGTGCGTCAG contains:
- the rfaE2 gene encoding D-glycero-beta-D-manno-heptose 1-phosphate adenylyltransferase, which gives rise to MNSKLIAKSQLVKFARRLHRTGKRIVFTNGVFDILHAGHVDYLERAKRHGDVLVIGLNTDASVKVNKGDHRPIIPYKDRAKLLAALSVVDYIVPLERKTPDRLIETICPHVLVKGAQYKLGEIVGADFVRAHGGKIVRMRMVPGLSTTAIIKKVRALPSS
- the rfaE1 gene encoding D-glycero-beta-D-manno-heptose-7-phosphate kinase, which codes for MSILTLARLKQLFHDLPRGNVLVYGDVMIDQYLWGKVDRISPEAPVPVVEVESETLQLGGAANVARNISALGCNAELVGLVGDDDNATRLKHLLEREGIRNYKLVSDQKRPTTVKTRVIAHNQQVVRADRESRAEIDGYTENEMVSYIESRLPETQCLLISDYGKGVITLPLLQRIVPLARKRNRFIAVDPKESHFRNYRQVSVITPNEHEAAFAAGQRIRDDESLQAVGWGLLKELELDSILVTLGARGMALFEKDGSFNHLPTVAKKVYDVTGAGDTVIAVLTAMMAAGATRLEAAFVANQAAGIVVGYIGTAYVGKDELFNTIAESL
- a CDS encoding DUF3467 domain-containing protein, with the protein product MNNKPPTQQIQMELREPEAEGIYSNLVMIGHSPSEIIFDFARLLPGTPKARVFARIIMTPQNAKALLKTLEDNLKKYEEKFGEIKLQGMPDQKNIGFAKPE